One part of the Symphalangus syndactylus isolate Jambi chromosome 1, NHGRI_mSymSyn1-v2.1_pri, whole genome shotgun sequence genome encodes these proteins:
- the GPR137 gene encoding integral membrane protein GPR137 isoform X6, translating to MESNLSGLVPAAGLVPALPPAVTLGLTAAYTTLYALLFFSVYAQLWLVLLYGHKRLSYQTVFLALCLLWAALRTTLFSFYFRDTPRANRLGPLPFWLLYCCPVCLQFFTLTLMNLYFAQVVFKAKVKRRPEMSRGLLAVRGAFVGASLLFLLVNVLCAVLSHRRRAQPWALLLVRVLVSDSLFVICALSLAACLCLVARRAPSTSIYLEAKGTSVCQAAAMGGAMVLLYASRACYNLTALALAPQSRLDTFDYDWYNVSDQADLVNDLGNKGYLVFGLILFVWELLPTTLLVGFFRVHRPPQDLYVGQSRLWELVWCHRA from the exons ATGGAGAGTAACCTGTCTGGCCTGGTGCCTGCTGCCGGGCTGGTGCCTGCACTGCCACCTGCTGTGACCCTGGGGCTGACGGCTGCCTACACCACCCTGTATGCCCTGCTCTTCTTCTCCGTCTATGCCCAGCTCTGGCTGGTGCTTCTGTATGGGCACAAGCGTCTCAGCTATCAGACAGTGTTCCTGGCGCTCTGTCTGCTCTGGGCCGCCTTGCGTACCACCCTCTTCTCCTTCTACTTCCGAGATACTCCCCGCGCCAACCGCCTGGGGCCCTTGCCCTTCTGGCTTCTCTACTGCTGTCCCGTCTGCCTGCAGTTCTTCACCTTGACGCTTATGAACCTCTACTTTGCCCAG GTGGTGTTCAAGGCCAAAGTGAAGCGTCGGCCGGAGATGAGCCGAGGCTT GCTCGCTGTCCGAGGGGCCTTTGTGGGGGCCTCGCTGCTCTTTCTGCTGGTGAACGTGCTGTGTGCTGTGCTCTCCCATCGGCGCCGGGCACAGCCCTGGGCCCTGCTGCTTGTCCGCGTCCTGGTGAGCGACTCCCTGTTCGTCATCTGTGCGCTGTCTCttgctgcctgcctctgcctcgtCGCCAGGCGGGCGCCCTCCACTAGCATCTACCTGGAGGCCAAG GGGACCAGTGTGTGCCAGGCGGCCGCGATGGGTGGCGCCATGGTCCTGCTCTATGCCAGCCGGGCCTGCTACAACCTGACAGCACTGGCCTTGGCCCCCCAGAGTCGGCTGGACACCTTCGATTACGACTGGTACAATGTGTCTGACCAG GCGGACCTGGTGAATGACCTGGGGAACAAAGGCTACCTGGTATTTGGCCTCATCCTCTTCGTGTGGGAGCTACTGCCCACCACCCTGCTGGTGGGCTTCTTCCGGGTGCACCGGCCCCCACAGGACCTG